One segment of Vibrio mimicus DNA contains the following:
- the murJ gene encoding murein biosynthesis integral membrane protein MurJ, giving the protein MSKRLLKSGIIVSAMTLISRVLGLVRDVVVANLMGAGASADVFFFANRIPNFLRRLFAEGAFSQAFVPVLTEYHASGDMNKTRELIARASGTLGVLVSIVTLIGVLGSGVVTALFGAGWFLDWLNGGPAAGKFELASLLLKITFPYLWFITFVALSGAILNTLGKFAVSSFTPVFLNVMMILCAWYLSPNLEQPEVGLAIGVFLGGLVQFLFQLPFLLKAGVLVRPKWGWKDPGVVKIRTLMIPALFGVSVSQINLLFDSFVASFLQTGSISWLYYSDRLLEFPLGLFGIAIATVILPALSRKHVDAHSDGFAHTMDWGIRMVTFLGIPAMLGLMVLAKPMLMVLFMRGEFTPSDVDQASYSLLAYSSGLLSFMLIKVLAPGYYSRQDTKTPVRYGIIAMVSNIVLNAIFAWFYGYVGLAVATSMSAFLNMALLYRGLHRQGVYLLTSKTVWFVARLALAGAVMTGVILWQLESMATWLTWGISQRVLMLTWLIGIGAASYLAILLLLGIRLKDLKAATE; this is encoded by the coding sequence GTGAGTAAACGCTTACTCAAGTCTGGCATCATTGTAAGTGCTATGACTTTGATTTCTCGTGTTTTAGGTTTAGTGCGTGATGTGGTTGTGGCCAATTTGATGGGCGCAGGTGCAAGCGCTGACGTATTCTTTTTTGCCAACCGAATTCCTAATTTTTTACGCCGATTATTTGCGGAAGGGGCTTTTTCTCAAGCATTTGTCCCCGTATTAACGGAATATCACGCCTCAGGAGACATGAATAAAACTCGAGAGTTGATCGCGCGTGCTTCCGGTACATTGGGGGTTTTAGTCTCGATAGTCACCTTGATTGGTGTACTTGGATCCGGCGTGGTAACCGCACTCTTTGGGGCGGGCTGGTTTCTTGACTGGCTCAATGGTGGTCCTGCTGCAGGAAAGTTTGAGTTAGCTAGCTTGTTGCTGAAAATAACTTTTCCTTATTTATGGTTTATCACCTTTGTTGCGCTTTCTGGTGCCATTTTAAACACCTTAGGTAAGTTCGCAGTCTCCTCTTTCACGCCAGTTTTCTTGAACGTGATGATGATTCTCTGTGCTTGGTATCTCTCGCCAAATCTAGAACAGCCGGAAGTTGGCTTAGCAATAGGTGTATTTTTAGGTGGTTTAGTCCAGTTTTTATTTCAACTCCCATTTTTGCTCAAAGCTGGAGTGCTGGTTAGGCCAAAATGGGGTTGGAAAGATCCTGGTGTGGTGAAAATTCGCACACTGATGATCCCTGCGTTATTTGGTGTTTCTGTTAGCCAAATCAACCTATTGTTTGATTCTTTTGTGGCCAGTTTTCTGCAAACCGGTTCAATCAGCTGGCTTTATTACTCAGATCGCTTGTTGGAGTTTCCCCTCGGTTTATTTGGTATTGCGATTGCGACGGTGATATTGCCTGCTTTGTCGCGCAAGCATGTTGATGCTCATAGTGATGGGTTTGCCCACACTATGGATTGGGGGATTCGCATGGTCACTTTTCTCGGTATTCCTGCAATGCTCGGTCTTATGGTGCTGGCTAAACCGATGCTGATGGTGCTGTTTATGCGCGGTGAATTTACCCCAAGTGATGTGGACCAAGCGTCTTATTCTCTGTTGGCTTACTCATCCGGCCTACTCAGTTTTATGCTGATCAAAGTGTTAGCGCCGGGGTATTACTCGCGTCAAGATACGAAAACCCCCGTGCGTTATGGGATTATCGCTATGGTTAGCAACATTGTGCTTAACGCGATCTTTGCTTGGTTTTACGGCTATGTCGGCTTGGCGGTAGCGACGTCGATGTCGGCTTTCCTCAATATGGCTCTGCTTTATCGTGGTTTGCACCGCCAAGGTGTTTATCTGCTGACCAGCAAAACCGTGTGGTTTGTTGCTCGCCTTGCTTTAGCTGGTGCTGTAATGACTGGGGTTATCTTGTGGCAACTAGAGAGTATGGCAACGTGGTTGACCTGGGGCATTAGTCAGCGAGTGCTGATGCTGACGTGG
- the rpsT gene encoding 30S ribosomal protein S20: MANNKSAKKRAIQAEKRRQHNASRRSMMRTYMKKTVAAIAAGDKEAATAAFAVVTPILDRMATKGLIHKNKAARHKSRFFAAINAL; the protein is encoded by the coding sequence TTGGCAAATAACAAATCTGCTAAGAAGCGCGCTATCCAAGCTGAGAAACGTCGCCAGCACAACGCTAGCCGTCGTTCTATGATGCGCACTTACATGAAGAAAACTGTTGCTGCAATCGCTGCTGGCGACAAAGAAGCTGCAACTGCTGCATTCGCTGTAGTTACACCAATCCTAGACCGCATGGCGACTAAAGGCCTTATTCACAAGAATAAAGCAGCTCGTCACAAGTCTCGCTTCTTTGCTGCTATCAACGCTCTGTAA
- a CDS encoding ArsR/SmtB family transcription factor, which yields MNLQEMEKNSAKAVVLLKAMANERRLQILCMLLDNELSVGELSSRLALSQSALSQHLAWLRRDGLVDTRKEAQTVYYTLSSAEVKAMIELLHNLYCQG from the coding sequence ATGAATCTCCAAGAGATGGAAAAAAATTCAGCTAAAGCGGTGGTACTGCTCAAAGCGATGGCAAATGAACGGCGACTGCAGATTTTATGTATGTTGTTGGACAATGAACTCTCGGTTGGCGAATTGAGTAGTCGTTTGGCGCTGAGTCAATCGGCTTTATCGCAGCATTTGGCATGGCTACGTCGTGATGGTTTAGTGGATACACGCAAAGAAGCACAGACAGTTTATTACACGTTGAGCAGTGCAGAAGTTAAAGCCATGATTGAGCTTTTACACAACCTCTATTGCCAAGGCTAA
- the nhaR gene encoding transcriptional activator NhaR, translated as MSHLNYNHLYYFWMVCKQGSVTKAADALFLTPQTVTGQIKALEDRLDGKLTKRNGRNIEPTELGQLVFKYADRMFGLSYEMLDIVNYSQRSNVLFDVGVADALSKRLVSKILLTSVPGDNRIHLRCFESTHEMLLEQLAQHKLDMILSDCPVDSSQSPGLFSKKLGESRMSFFSFGEIDSVAFPAVLEDKKLLVPGSRTAMGRKVRQWFDRQGLQPHILGEFDDSALMKAFALYHSDAVFMAPSFYASEVDAETSLKLIGHVDEIKEEYYVIFAERMIQHPAVKNVCDADFTNLFL; from the coding sequence ATGTCTCATCTTAACTATAATCACCTTTATTACTTCTGGATGGTATGCAAACAAGGCTCTGTCACCAAAGCGGCCGATGCTCTCTTTTTAACGCCACAAACAGTAACCGGTCAAATTAAAGCCTTGGAAGACAGGCTAGATGGTAAGTTGACAAAACGTAATGGCCGTAATATTGAGCCGACAGAATTAGGACAATTGGTGTTTAAATACGCTGATCGCATGTTTGGCTTGAGTTATGAAATGCTCGATATTGTTAATTATAGTCAGCGTTCTAATGTGCTGTTTGATGTTGGTGTTGCGGATGCGCTCTCTAAACGGTTAGTCAGCAAAATTTTGCTGACATCGGTGCCCGGTGATAACCGAATTCATTTGCGCTGTTTTGAGTCCACACATGAAATGTTGTTAGAACAACTTGCACAGCATAAGCTCGATATGATCCTGTCAGATTGCCCAGTCGACTCTAGCCAAAGTCCAGGGTTGTTTAGTAAAAAACTCGGTGAAAGCCGAATGAGTTTCTTTAGCTTTGGAGAGATTGACAGCGTTGCATTTCCTGCTGTTTTAGAAGATAAAAAACTGTTGGTGCCGGGTAGTCGAACCGCGATGGGACGTAAAGTCCGGCAGTGGTTTGATCGGCAAGGGCTGCAGCCGCATATTCTCGGTGAGTTTGATGATTCGGCTTTAATGAAAGCGTTTGCTCTATACCACAGTGATGCCGTATTTATGGCACCTTCATTTTATGCTTCAGAGGTTGATGCCGAGACTTCATTAAAACTGATTGGCCATGTTGATGAGATCAAAGAAGAGTACTACGTCATCTTTGCTGAGCGCATGATCCAACATCCTGCAGTGAAAAATGTCTGTGATGCGGATTTTACCAATTTGTTTTTGTGA
- a CDS encoding Na/Pi symporter → MINQATSPTAPISLTTKGLRWANLAFMLYLLLLAVAMVGSGFKWATGDQAKVLFEFASHPIAGLMIGLVATALIQSSSTVTSIIVGLVAGGLPVETAIPMVMGANIGTTVTNTLVSLGHMRCKEEFRRAFASATIHDFFNLLAVLIFLPLEMMFGILEKVSHWLVSPLLATGDMSMKGFDFIKPITKPVITTLENQLSVFGNTFGGVALIVLGIATIFVAITVMGKLMKSLMVGRAREILQNAIGRGPMHGIASGTIVTVLVQSSSTTTSLMVPLVGSGVLKVREIYPFTLGANIGTCITALLAATAVSGEFAVFALQIALVHLTFNLMATVLIYGVPFLRELPIKGAELISALACKSKMIVAAYLLGVFIVIPGSILALTA, encoded by the coding sequence ATGATAAACCAAGCAACATCCCCAACAGCGCCGATTTCGCTGACCACGAAAGGCCTACGTTGGGCAAACTTGGCTTTCATGCTGTATCTACTACTTCTTGCTGTCGCTATGGTCGGCAGCGGTTTTAAATGGGCAACCGGCGATCAAGCTAAAGTCCTGTTTGAATTTGCTTCACATCCTATTGCAGGATTAATGATCGGTTTAGTAGCAACCGCACTGATCCAATCTTCAAGCACAGTTACATCCATTATTGTGGGCTTAGTCGCGGGTGGTCTGCCCGTTGAGACAGCAATCCCAATGGTAATGGGCGCGAATATCGGTACTACAGTCACCAACACTTTAGTAAGCCTTGGCCATATGCGTTGCAAAGAAGAGTTTCGCCGCGCTTTCGCCAGTGCCACTATCCACGACTTTTTCAATCTGCTTGCGGTACTGATCTTCCTACCTTTAGAAATGATGTTTGGCATTTTAGAGAAAGTGTCACACTGGTTAGTTTCCCCGCTGCTTGCAACGGGTGATATGAGCATGAAGGGCTTTGACTTTATCAAGCCGATTACCAAACCCGTCATCACTACTCTTGAAAATCAACTCTCTGTATTTGGTAATACTTTCGGTGGTGTAGCACTGATCGTACTGGGTATTGCGACGATTTTCGTTGCTATCACTGTGATGGGCAAACTGATGAAAAGCCTTATGGTAGGTCGTGCTCGTGAAATCCTACAAAATGCTATCGGTCGCGGGCCAATGCACGGCATCGCATCGGGCACAATCGTCACCGTTCTTGTGCAATCATCTTCTACCACCACCAGTCTTATGGTACCTCTAGTCGGCTCAGGTGTTCTGAAAGTACGTGAAATCTACCCATTTACGCTAGGTGCTAACATCGGTACTTGTATTACAGCCTTGCTGGCAGCAACGGCGGTTTCAGGTGAATTTGCTGTATTTGCCCTGCAAATTGCCTTGGTGCACTTAACCTTTAACTTGATGGCAACCGTGTTGATTTACGGCGTTCCTTTCCTACGTGAACTGCCAATTAAAGGTGCAGAGTTAATTTCAGCATTAGCCTGCAAGAGCAAAATGATCGTAGCGGCTTATCTTCTAGGTGTGTTTATCGTGATACCCGGCAGCATCCTTGCTCTAACCGCTTAA
- a CDS encoding thymidylate synthase encodes MKQYLELCQRIVDQGVWVENERTAKRCLTVINADLTYDVGNNQFPLVTTRKSFWKAAVAELLGYIRGYDNAADFRQLGTKTWDANANLNQAWLNNPYRKGEDDMGRVYGVQGRAWAKPDGGHIDQLKKIVDDLTRGVDDRGEILNFYNPGEFHMGCLRPCMYSHHFSLLGDTLYLNSTQRSCDVPLGLNFNMVQVYVFLALMAQITGKKPGMAYHKIVNAHIYEDQLDLMRDVQLKREPFPAPQFHINPEIKTLHDLETWVTLDDFDVTGYQFHDAIQYPFSV; translated from the coding sequence GTGAAACAGTATTTAGAACTTTGTCAGCGCATCGTCGATCAAGGTGTTTGGGTTGAGAATGAACGTACGGCAAAACGTTGTTTGACCGTGATTAACGCCGATTTGACTTACGATGTTGGCAATAATCAGTTTCCACTGGTAACTACACGTAAGAGTTTTTGGAAAGCGGCCGTTGCAGAGTTACTCGGTTACATTCGCGGCTACGATAATGCGGCGGATTTCCGTCAGTTAGGCACGAAAACATGGGATGCCAATGCCAACTTGAATCAGGCCTGGCTGAATAATCCTTATCGTAAAGGTGAGGATGACATGGGGCGTGTTTATGGAGTTCAAGGCCGTGCTTGGGCAAAGCCGGACGGTGGGCATATCGATCAGTTGAAAAAAATTGTCGATGATCTGACTCGTGGGGTGGATGACCGAGGTGAAATTCTGAACTTCTACAACCCGGGTGAATTCCACATGGGCTGTCTGCGTCCTTGTATGTACAGCCATCACTTTTCATTACTGGGTGACACCTTATACCTCAACAGCACCCAGCGTTCCTGTGATGTGCCGCTGGGGTTGAATTTCAACATGGTTCAGGTTTATGTGTTCCTCGCATTGATGGCGCAGATCACGGGTAAAAAACCGGGCATGGCGTATCACAAAATCGTTAATGCACACATCTATGAAGATCAGTTGGATTTGATGCGTGATGTGCAGCTAAAACGTGAGCCGTTTCCTGCTCCTCAGTTCCATATCAATCCGGAGATTAAAACGCTGCATGATTTGGAAACTTGGGTAACTCTGGATGATTTTGACGTGACCGGATACCAGTTCCACGATGCCATTCAGTATCCTTTCTCTGTGTAA
- the lgt gene encoding prolipoprotein diacylglyceryl transferase: MPQGYLQFPNIDPVLFSIGPLSVRWYGLMYLIGFLFAMWLANRRADRAGSGWTREQVSDLLFAGFLGVVIGGRVGYVIFYNFDLFLADPLYLFKVWTGGMSFHGGLLGVITAMFWYARKNQRTFFGVADFVAPLVPFGLGMGRLGNFMNSELWGRVTDVPWAFVFPNGGPLPRHPSQLYEFALEGVVLFFILNWFIRKPRPLGSVSGLFLAGYGTFRFLVEYVREPDAQLGLFGGFISMGQILSLPMVIIGILMMVWSYKRGLYQDRVAAK; encoded by the coding sequence ATGCCTCAGGGTTATCTGCAGTTTCCCAATATTGACCCCGTATTGTTTTCTATTGGCCCCTTGTCCGTACGTTGGTATGGTTTGATGTATCTCATCGGTTTTCTTTTCGCGATGTGGTTGGCAAATCGCCGCGCCGATCGTGCAGGAAGTGGTTGGACGCGTGAACAAGTTTCAGATCTGCTATTTGCGGGCTTTCTAGGTGTGGTGATTGGTGGCCGAGTCGGCTACGTGATTTTCTACAACTTCGATCTATTCCTTGCTGATCCTCTTTACCTCTTTAAAGTGTGGACCGGCGGTATGTCTTTCCATGGTGGTTTATTGGGTGTCATTACGGCCATGTTCTGGTATGCCCGAAAAAATCAACGTACCTTCTTTGGTGTCGCCGATTTTGTGGCTCCTCTTGTGCCATTTGGTTTGGGGATGGGGCGTCTTGGCAACTTTATGAACAGTGAGCTGTGGGGGCGTGTTACTGATGTGCCTTGGGCATTTGTATTCCCGAATGGTGGCCCACTACCTCGTCATCCATCACAGCTTTATGAGTTTGCATTAGAAGGCGTGGTACTGTTCTTCATCCTCAATTGGTTTATCCGTAAACCTCGACCACTAGGCAGCGTGTCTGGATTGTTCTTGGCGGGTTACGGTACATTCCGTTTCCTCGTGGAATACGTCCGTGAGCCAGATGCTCAATTGGGCCTGTTTGGTGGCTTCATTTCAATGGGGCAGATTCTTTCTTTACCGATGGTGATCATTGGTATTTTGATGATGGTTTGGTCTTATAAGCGCGGTTTGTATCAAGATCGTGTTGCAGCAAAATAG
- a CDS encoding sulfite exporter TauE/SafE family protein, giving the protein MNIELLALLLLLGAVVGVLAGLLGIGGGLLVVPALLFLLPYAGVSADITMQLALATSLATIILTSGSSALNHLKLGNVDLFVVKWLMPGVVIGGFFGSAVAEWIPSQYLPKVFGVIVLCLSVQMYRSIRMQQYHPMPNAFVTMICGTGIGVVSSLAGIGGGSLSVPFLNRHGIEMKKAVGSSSVCGFAIAISGMIGFILHGYQVENLPQYSIGYVYVPALLAIATTSMLTTRIGAKLATQMPTARLKKFFAIFLMCVAATMLFQ; this is encoded by the coding sequence GTGAATATTGAACTCTTAGCTTTGCTGCTGCTGTTAGGCGCAGTAGTGGGTGTGCTTGCTGGTCTGTTGGGTATCGGCGGTGGTTTATTGGTCGTGCCTGCACTGCTCTTTTTATTGCCCTATGCTGGAGTCTCTGCCGATATTACGATGCAACTTGCGTTAGCGACTTCACTGGCAACCATTATTCTTACTTCAGGATCTTCGGCGTTAAACCACTTAAAACTGGGAAATGTCGATTTGTTTGTCGTCAAATGGTTGATGCCCGGTGTGGTGATAGGTGGTTTTTTTGGCTCCGCGGTTGCGGAGTGGATCCCAAGCCAATATCTACCCAAAGTGTTTGGTGTGATCGTGTTGTGCCTGAGTGTGCAGATGTATCGCTCGATTCGTATGCAGCAATATCACCCTATGCCGAATGCTTTCGTCACCATGATATGTGGCACCGGAATCGGTGTAGTATCAAGCCTAGCGGGAATTGGTGGCGGTTCATTGTCCGTGCCTTTTTTGAATCGGCATGGCATTGAGATGAAAAAAGCGGTAGGTTCTTCATCAGTGTGCGGTTTTGCGATTGCGATATCGGGCATGATTGGCTTTATTTTGCACGGTTATCAGGTCGAGAATTTACCGCAATACAGTATTGGCTACGTTTATGTGCCTGCTTTGTTAGCGATAGCAACGACATCAATGCTCACAACAAGGATTGGTGCTAAGCTTGCCACGCAAATGCCAACGGCAAGACTTAAGAAGTTCTTTGCCATCTTTTTGATGTGTGTTGCTGCTACTATGTTATTTCAGTAA
- the ptsP gene encoding phosphoenolpyruvate--protein phosphotransferase, translating to MLSQLRDIVEQVSKVEDVYQALDIFVKQTCEAMSTECCTVYLANEEMHRLELMATQGLKFKGDKIHIDFDEGLVGLVKRSAEPINLAEASKHPSFKYFKQLGEEVYHSFLGTPIIHRKQVLGVLVVQQKSPRLFSEMEVSFLVTLAAQLAVLVAHAQTQGHWRLSKKQQAITGVAASSGVAIGEFWWDDTQPDLSEVLPASTLDIDLEQERIALAVESALADFRRMRKKLDGDINKEALAIFDLFTHLLNDPMLRNDLKAQIQKGDRADWALRQVVESYSNRFARMSDVYLRERAQDVRELGQRLLFFLLNTESAQPKIDKPVILVVRELTASILAALPKDKLLAVVSLEGAANSHAAILSRALGIPAVMGVSLNLRDLNGKKGIVDGYSGKLFISPSKTILNEYRALANEERELSRMVNDAIREPAFTLDGARVELLLNAGLSADTSIAVNQGVDGVGLYRTEISFLLQHRFPSEEEQTQQYRHVLNTYPHQRVVMRTLDIGGDKPLPYLPIEEDNPFLGWRGIRFTLDHPDIFIIQLRAMLKASAESGNLSILLPMISGAKELDDALKFIYQAYQEVSLIDPRIVMPQIGIMIEVPSMLYLLPLIADKIDFVSVGTNDLTQYLLAVDRNNARVADVYESMHPAVVMALKQIQVTCETHQIPVCVCGELAGDPIGALLLIGLGYTTLSMNTSNVAKVKYLVRHSELAELKQLADRTLTQPYGRDIYDMMLAYIEKHGFAGFVRAGKK from the coding sequence ATGCTTTCTCAGCTAAGGGATATAGTCGAACAGGTTTCAAAGGTAGAAGATGTCTATCAGGCGTTGGATATTTTTGTAAAACAGACGTGTGAAGCGATGAGCACAGAGTGTTGTACTGTTTACTTAGCTAATGAGGAGATGCACCGCTTAGAGTTAATGGCGACCCAAGGACTCAAATTCAAAGGCGATAAAATCCACATTGATTTTGATGAAGGTTTGGTGGGGCTCGTCAAGCGTTCTGCCGAGCCGATTAACCTAGCCGAAGCCTCGAAACATCCTAGCTTTAAATATTTTAAACAGCTTGGGGAAGAGGTTTACCACTCTTTCCTTGGCACACCCATCATCCACCGTAAGCAAGTGCTCGGTGTGTTGGTGGTGCAGCAAAAATCCCCTCGCTTATTCAGTGAAATGGAAGTCTCCTTTTTGGTGACGCTCGCTGCGCAGCTCGCTGTGCTAGTCGCGCATGCCCAAACCCAAGGGCATTGGCGTTTATCTAAAAAACAGCAGGCGATCACTGGGGTTGCCGCCTCTTCAGGTGTGGCGATCGGTGAATTCTGGTGGGATGACACCCAACCTGATCTTTCAGAGGTACTGCCAGCTTCAACCTTGGATATCGATCTAGAGCAAGAACGGATCGCGTTAGCGGTAGAGAGTGCACTGGCCGATTTTCGCCGTATGCGTAAAAAGCTGGATGGCGATATCAACAAAGAAGCGCTCGCTATTTTTGACCTGTTTACCCACCTTCTGAACGACCCTATGCTGCGCAATGATCTCAAAGCGCAGATCCAAAAAGGGGATCGGGCTGATTGGGCACTCAGACAAGTGGTGGAAAGTTATTCAAACCGTTTTGCGCGGATGTCGGATGTTTATCTACGTGAACGTGCGCAAGATGTGCGTGAATTAGGCCAACGTTTACTGTTTTTCTTGCTCAATACCGAATCGGCGCAACCGAAAATTGATAAGCCGGTAATCTTAGTGGTGAGGGAACTCACGGCCAGTATTCTAGCTGCACTGCCGAAAGATAAACTGTTGGCTGTGGTTTCCCTTGAGGGGGCGGCAAACTCGCATGCGGCGATTTTATCTCGTGCGTTAGGGATCCCTGCTGTGATGGGGGTCTCGCTCAATTTGCGCGATCTTAATGGTAAAAAGGGCATAGTGGATGGTTATAGCGGCAAGCTTTTTATCTCGCCTTCGAAAACCATTCTTAATGAATATCGAGCTTTAGCCAATGAAGAACGTGAGTTATCACGTATGGTTAATGATGCGATTCGTGAACCCGCTTTTACTCTTGATGGTGCCCGAGTCGAGTTGCTGCTGAATGCAGGCTTAAGTGCCGATACTAGCATTGCCGTCAATCAAGGGGTGGATGGGGTTGGTCTGTATCGCACGGAAATTTCTTTTCTACTGCAACACCGTTTTCCTTCTGAAGAAGAGCAGACTCAACAATATCGCCATGTGCTTAATACCTACCCTCATCAACGTGTAGTGATGCGCACGTTGGATATCGGTGGTGACAAGCCTTTGCCTTACTTACCGATTGAGGAAGATAACCCGTTTCTCGGTTGGCGTGGTATTCGTTTCACCTTAGATCACCCTGATATTTTTATTATTCAGCTACGAGCCATGCTCAAAGCCAGTGCGGAATCAGGTAATTTATCCATTCTCTTGCCGATGATCTCTGGTGCGAAGGAGCTGGATGATGCGTTGAAGTTTATCTATCAAGCCTATCAAGAGGTTTCCTTGATTGATCCGCGAATCGTCATGCCGCAAATAGGCATCATGATTGAAGTACCTTCCATGCTCTATCTGCTGCCGTTAATTGCTGACAAAATTGATTTTGTCTCCGTGGGTACCAACGATTTAACGCAGTACCTATTAGCCGTGGATCGTAACAATGCCCGTGTCGCGGACGTGTATGAATCTATGCACCCAGCGGTTGTTATGGCGCTCAAGCAGATCCAAGTGACTTGTGAAACCCATCAGATCCCAGTCTGTGTCTGTGGGGAATTAGCCGGTGATCCTATCGGAGCCTTACTGCTGATTGGTCTCGGATACACCACCTTGAGTATGAATACCTCCAACGTCGCCAAAGTAAAATATTTGGTGCGTCACTCTGAACTGGCGGAATTGAAACAGCTGGCTGACCGTACGTTAACTCAGCCTTATGGACGAGATATTTACGATATGATGCTCGCTTATATTGAAAAACACGGTTTTGCTGGTTTTGTTCGCGCAGGCAAAAAATAG
- the rppH gene encoding RNA pyrophosphohydrolase — protein sequence MIDGDGYRLNVGIVICNNHGQVFWAKRYGQHSWQFPQGGIDDGESPEQAMYRELYEEVGLTKKDVKVIATSRHWLRYKLPKRLVRWDSQPVCIGQKQKWFLLRLECDESKINMQRGSSPEFDGWRWVTYWYPVRQVVSFKRDVYRRAMKEFASLAMPFKERKVKGKRNTHRG from the coding sequence GTGATCGATGGCGATGGTTACCGGCTGAATGTCGGGATTGTGATTTGTAACAACCATGGTCAGGTTTTCTGGGCGAAACGATACGGGCAACACTCATGGCAATTTCCTCAAGGGGGAATTGATGATGGAGAGTCTCCAGAACAAGCCATGTACCGTGAATTGTATGAAGAGGTTGGGCTAACCAAGAAAGACGTTAAAGTGATTGCAACCAGTCGTCATTGGCTGCGTTATAAATTGCCAAAGCGTTTGGTGCGTTGGGATTCTCAACCCGTCTGTATCGGACAAAAACAGAAATGGTTCTTGCTGCGTTTAGAGTGTGATGAATCTAAAATCAACATGCAACGTGGTAGTTCCCCTGAGTTTGATGGTTGGCGCTGGGTAACTTACTGGTATCCAGTACGGCAAGTGGTGTCGTTTAAGCGTGATGTTTATCGTCGTGCGATGAAAGAGTTCGCATCATTAGCGATGCCATTTAAAGAACGGAAAGTGAAGGGCAAACGCAATACTCATAGAGGTTAG
- the mutH gene encoding DNA mismatch repair endonuclease MutH, translating into MKPAPTSQQELLTRAQEIAGLSFAELADEAGMCVPPDLRKDKGWVGQLLEWHLGATAGSRPQQDFEHLGIELKSIPVSYTGKPLETTFVCVAPLTGVHGLTWEQSHVRNKLSKILWIPVQGEREIPLADRRVGSPLLWSPSPEEEAQLKADWEELMELIVLGKVAQITAKHGEVLQLRPKAANGRAQTEAYGANGRPIKTLPRGFYLRTQFTAQILQRHYA; encoded by the coding sequence ATGAAACCCGCACCAACTTCCCAACAAGAATTATTAACTCGCGCTCAAGAAATTGCGGGCCTAAGTTTCGCAGAGCTCGCCGATGAAGCAGGAATGTGTGTCCCCCCTGATTTGCGTAAAGATAAAGGCTGGGTAGGACAACTTTTGGAATGGCATCTAGGAGCCACTGCAGGCAGCCGTCCACAACAGGACTTCGAACATCTTGGTATTGAGCTAAAAAGCATTCCGGTTAGCTACACGGGAAAACCTCTAGAAACCACCTTCGTCTGCGTGGCACCTCTCACGGGGGTGCATGGTTTAACGTGGGAGCAAAGCCATGTGCGCAACAAGCTCTCTAAAATCCTGTGGATACCCGTGCAAGGTGAACGCGAAATTCCGCTGGCAGATCGCCGTGTTGGTTCGCCATTACTCTGGAGTCCTTCACCTGAAGAAGAAGCCCAACTCAAAGCAGATTGGGAAGAGTTGATGGAGTTGATCGTACTTGGCAAAGTAGCACAAATCACCGCCAAACATGGTGAGGTACTACAACTACGACCTAAAGCGGCCAATGGTCGTGCACAGACGGAAGCCTACGGCGCAAATGGCCGTCCAATCAAAACCTTACCGCGTGGTTTTTACTTACGCACTCAATTTACAGCTCAAATTCTGCAACGCCATTACGCCTAA